One Cheilinus undulatus linkage group 22, ASM1832078v1, whole genome shotgun sequence DNA window includes the following coding sequences:
- the LOC121504953 gene encoding uncharacterized protein LOC121504953, whose product MTSPTFVFILTCLIVGQTAQTVALESSSSVRHETRETGENITLQSSVDRHSSMLLFWFKQTLGEKLKPICSFKKYGTLNIFFGEFKDDPRFTMDTQNGENNLKMSYLQMSDSATYYCMGSDISVLEVVETITVSVKGSGVSVPALVHQSESETIQPGGSVTLNCTVHTGTYYCAVVSCGDGTKLDFGDEVSSGVLVYSLSGALISAVILIVVLAFLLYKMNKRICFLSQEIQARFSAPSTTNMEVRLAPLTGNKGTDDVCYAALNINMPNTSRRQRNTARDECVYSSVRQ is encoded by the exons ATGACATCTCCAACGTTTGTCTTCATCCTGACGTGTTTGATCGTAGGACAAACTG CTCAGACAGTTGCTCTGGAATCTTCTTCCTCTGTTCGTCATGAGACACGAGAAACTGGAGAGAATATCACTTTACAATCTTCAGTCGACCGTCATAGCTCCATGTTGTTGTTCTGGTTTAAGCAAACTCTTGGAGAGAAACTGAAGCCCAtctgttcttttaaaaaatatggaactttgaatattttttttggTGAGTTTAAGGATGATCCACGCTTCACAATGGATACTCAAAACggtgaaaataatttaaaaatgtcatatttgcAGATGTCAGACTCAGCTACATATTACTGCATGGGTTCAGATATCTCTGTTTTAGAAGTTGTAGAAACCATCACAGTCAGTGTGAAGGGTTCAGGTGTGAGCGTCCCAGCTCTGGTCCATCAGTCAGAGTCTGAAACCATCCAGCCAGGAGGCTCTGTGACTCTGAACTGTACAGTCCACACTGGGACCTACTACTGCGCTGTGGTCTCATGTGGAGACGGGACCAAGCTGGACTTTGGAG ATGAGGTGAGCTCTGGTGTCTTGGTGTATTCTCTGAGTGGAGCTTTGATATCTGCAGTTATCCTGATAGTTGTCCTGGCCTTCTTATTGTacaagatgaacaaaagaatCTGCTTCTTATCTCAAG AGATACAAGCAAGATTTTCAGCTCCCTCCACAACAAACATGGAGGTAAGACTAGCTCCTTTAACT ggTAACAAAGGAACAGACGACGTCTGTTATGCTGCTCTGAACATTAACATGCCCAACACATcaagaagacagagaaacacagcCAGAGATGAATGTGTGTATTCCAGTGTGAGGCAGTAg